One Xiphophorus maculatus strain JP 163 A chromosome 10, X_maculatus-5.0-male, whole genome shotgun sequence genomic region harbors:
- the itgb4 gene encoding integrin beta-4 isoform X1, with protein MGSWSLRCVAGLGLLAVLLTCCSAEVNSCLDARSGSCSDCLQAGVGCAYCSEEDFGFPRCDLHEKILAHGCNAAYVIKATSKHTIERNEAINMNLQRSQVSPQQVSMTFLPGETKVLDVNVFAPTKGPLDLYILMDFSNSMKDDLDNLKKMGNKLATVVQEISSDYTIGFGKFVDKVIEPQTDMRPDKLKQPWPDSDSPFSFKNVIPLINNVDNFTTELQKERISGNLDAPEGGFDAILQAAVCKEIGWRDGSTHLLVFSTESAFHYEADGANVLAGILPRNDELCHLDENGDYIQATKQDYPSIPTLVRLLGKHNIIPIFAVTSHSYMYYSKLKEYFPIAEIGVLQEDSSNILDIMRDAFVSIQSKMSIRAENRPKAFAAQFLDTSNKVVNYGAFNVKPGEIGKFKVKLTAQQMLEEQPVCKVDPEDKEGTIKVKPTTFSAAVNVKASILCETCDCEKTPTLKASRCHGNGKLVCGKCLCDDGWAGAFCNCSKNSGLSKDQCIGPGVTESCSGRGDCQACGTCVCYNPDQYEGPYCQYDKTQCQRVAGILCNDRGSCVMGRCACSEGWEGAACECSKSNDTCLDNKGNICGGRGKCVCGSCQCPNSGIPLTATCEPNFEFLLGGCEETRRCVQCKAWETGEKKDKAECDKCPFKVIMVDELKERGKVLDYCSFLDEDNDCTYEYTVDTSKDPTNTELLVEVLKKRDCPAASLLWLLPLILFLLLLLALLLLCCWKYCACCKSCWQSCLALLPCCGGGRMVGFKEDEYLLRQSQLTSNHLNTPMVRSGPPKGTDVVRWKVKDNVHRAPNHPRELMQPSLDEMIHFPISLRLNRLFSENLSRPESKDAEQLRQEVADNLNEVYKQIPEAQKVQQTLFRLQKNAGKRGDYTIMDTVLSAPRRAYPDIVKLTEKNVQSGNFGDLKVVPGYYTVATDREAAGAVEFQEGVELVDVHVPLFVKDDDDDKKQLKVEARDVPLGIAKIVKPFVNITIIKEHATSVFSFLQPKYTYSRKDGVAQIPISREIIEDGRTQVTYNTQDLTAKNKKDYMSVQGDLSYAPGETQKIVPVRLLELSEKDGFLEDKPIKQFVMDLSNPRQGAKLGRYPRTTVTIADVLEPSVMMFKKGNHNFSTLDQTYPIPVVRSHNEDSPATVKWRTKAPKSQGFDLSGSLKFAPGETEKHIVIKPVPGSAQPETFQVELYDPSTNGVVGERKNTVVNITEEPRSPEVAQMQSKGYISPRSTAPGGRLLSPGNLKAKATGPRNIHLNWDPPPGNPVGYKVKYWIFGDPEKDAQVLDVRKPQAELTNLLPFCDYETRVCAYNSMGEGPDTDIVSCQTLEDAPGEPGRLAFNVISPTVTQVSWAEPAETNGDITAYEVIYTPIDDEMKPVGAAKKVKIDNPKKRMLLIENLQSAQTYQYKVRAQNSVGWGPFRDATINLASQPSRPMSIPIIPDVPIVDAEAGEEYDSYLMYSNDVLKSPTSSKTPSVSGDDYMSNGRWEQSFLFPGGSTTRNLSTSSSPMSTLSSNYKGGAGGSFTTETHTTYMTGPGSPRRQDMIRGGIHTTEVLMRKRSENRGYTDENIRDSIVIGDDKFPDLTPSGGFGYAGLQSSSQTQYSYSLSQGSRARTQSPEVNEALYSLDRVLHDARLSPGVPETPSRLVFSALAPTALKVSWQEPRCEKDILGYCVLYQLLSGGETKRLNVTNPAENSVVIHDLLPNHSYLFKVKAQSQEGWGPEREGVITIESAVDPKSPLSPMPGSPFTLSTPSAPGPLVFTALSPDSLQLTWEKPRKPIGDILSYRVTCEQLHGGGDMRSFNVGGNNAETSLTVPNLTENVPYKFKVQAQTTQGFGPEREGIITIESQDGGALSQYNSQSVSRREVFQMPTEMTTRTNVSHTMINDPYFSDGMMMTQLTETGGMVSRQVTREVVQRSVTGASTVTKRMFYES; from the exons ATGGGGAGCTGGTCGTTACGTTGCGTGGCAGGACTCGGCCTGCTGGCCGTCCTGCTGACCTGCTGCTCTGCTGAAG TGAACTCCTGCCTCGACGCCCGGTCCGGTTCCTGCTCAGACTGTCTGCAGGCCGGGGTGGGATGTGCATACTGCAGCGAAGAG GACTTTGGCTTTCCTCGCTGTGACCTGCATGAGAAAATCCTCGCTCACGGCTGCAACGCTGCATATGTCATCAAAGCTACCAGCAAACATACCATAGAGCGA AACGAAGCCATTAACATGAACCTTCAGCGGTCTCAGGTGTCGCCACAGCAAGTGAGCATGACCTTCCTGCCTGGAGAGACCAAAGTGCTGGACGTGAATGTGTTTGCTCCAACTAAAGGCCCGTTGGATCTTTACATTCTCATGGACTTCTCAAACTCCATGAAGGACGATTTGGACAACTTGAAGAAAATGGGCAACAAGCTGG CCACGGTGGTGCAAGAAATTTCAAGTGATTACACCATTGGGTTTGGAAAATTTGTGGACAAAGTAATTGAGCCCCAGACTGACATGAGACCTGacaa ACTCAAACAGCCGTGGCCCGACAGCGACTCTCCGTTCTCTTTCAAAAATGTCATCCCTCTGATCAACAATGTAGACAACTTCACAACGGAGCTCCAAAAGGAGAGAATATCTGGCAACCTGGACGCCCCTGAAGGAGGATTTGATGCCATTCTGCAGGCAGCAGTGTGTAAG GAGATCGGCTGGCGCGATGGCAGCACTCACCTCTTGGTTTTCTCCACCGAGTCAGCCTTTCACTACGAGGCTGACGGCGCCAACGTGCTGGCGGGAATCCTGCCGCGCAACGACGAGCTTTGTCACCTGGACGAAAACGGCGATTATATTCAGGCTACAAAGCAGGATTACCCTTCGATACCCACGCTGGTCCGTCTGCTGGGAAAACACAACATCATCCCCATATTCGCCGTCACCAGCCACTCCTACATGTACTACAGT AAATTGAAAGAATATTTCCCCATTGCTGAGATCGGTGTGCTTCAAGAGGATTCATCCAACATCTTGGACATCATGCGGGATGCCTTTGTG agTATCCAGTCTAAGATGAGCATCCGTGCGGAAAACAGACCTAAGGCTTTTGCAGCTCAGTTTCTGGACACAAGTAATAAAGTAGTCAATTATGGAGCCTTTAACGTCAAGCCTGGAGAAATT GGCAAGTTCAAGGTAAAACTCACAGCCCAACAAATGCTCGAAGAACAACCTGTCTGCAAAGTGGATCCAGAAGACAAGGAAGGCACAATCAAAGTAAAACCGACGACCTTCAGTGCCGCTGTCAATGTGAAAGCCTCCATTCTGTGTGAAACCTGTGACTGTGAGAAG ACACCCACTCTAAAAGCTAGTAGGTGCCATGGCAACGGAAAGCTGGTGTGTGGAAAGTGTCTCTGTGACGATGGCTG GGCGGGCGCCTTCTGCAACTGCTCAAAAAACTCCGGCTTGAGCAAGGACCAGTGCATTGGGCCTGGCGTGACAGAGTCCTGCTCGGGCCGTGGAGACTGTCAGGCATGTGGGACCTGCGTGTGCTACAATCCGGACCAGTACGAAGGACCCTACTGCCAGTACGACAAGACCCAGTGTCAACGAGTCGCAGGCATCCTTTGCAACG ATCGCGGCTCTTGCGTGATGGGTCGCTGTGCTTGTTCAGAGGGCTGGGAGGGAGCTGCCTGCGAGTGCTCCAAAAGCAACGACACCTGCCTGGACAACAAAGGG AATATTTGCGGTGGCCGAGGCAAATGCGTCTGCGGCAGCTGTCAGTGCCCAAACTCCGGGATTCCGTTGACTGCGACCTGTGAGCCAAACTTCGAG TTCTTACTGGGTGGATGTGAGGAGACAAGGAGGTGCGTCCAATGTAAAGCATGGGAGACGGGCGAAAAGAAGGACAAAGCAGAGTGCGACAAGTGTCCCTTTAAAGTTATCATGGTGGATGAGCTGAAAGAAC ggGGGAAAGTGCTCGACTATTGCAGTTTCCTCGATGAGGACAACGACTGCACATACGAGTACACGGTTGACACCAGTAAAGATCCAACAAATACTGAGCTGCTGGTTGAGGTGCTCAAAAAGAGAG ACTGTCCAGCAGCTAGTCTGCTGTGGCTGCTGCCGCTcatccttttcctcctgttgctgctggcgctgctgctgctctgctgctggaaGTACTGTGCCTGCTGCAAATCCTGCTGGCAG AGCTGTCTTGCCTTGTTGCCGTGCTGCGGGGgag GTCGCATGGTTGGCTTTAAGGAAGATGAGTATTTGCTCCGTCAGTCTCAGCTGACCTCAAACCACTTGAACACGCCGATGGTGAGGAGCGGTCCACCGAAAGGAACCGACGTGGTTCGCTGGAAAGTCAAAGATAACGTGCACCGTGCGCCCAATCACCCACGGGAGCTGATGCAACCAAGCCTGGATGAAATGA TCCACTTCCCGATCTCCCTCCGACTAAACAGGTTGTTCTCTGAGAACCTGTCTCGCCCCGAATCAAAAGACGCTGAGCAACTCCGTCAAGAAGTGGCTGATAAT TTGAACGAGGTGTACAAGCAGATTCCTGAGGCACAGAAAGTGCAACAAACATTATTCAG actgcagaaaaatgctggaaaaag GGGGGACTACACCATCATGGACACTGTGCTGTCAGCTCCCCGGAGAGCCTACCCAGACATAGTGAAACTTACCGAGAAGAACGTCCAGTCCGGAAACTTTGGGGACCTCAAAGTGGTCCCAGGCTACTACACTGTAGCCACAGACAGAG AGGCTGCGGGAGCCGTGGAGTTCCAGGAGGGCGTGGAGTTGGTGGACGTTCACGTGCCGCTGTTTGTCAAGGACGACGACGATGACAAGAAGCAGTTAAAAGTGGAGGCCAGGGATGTGCCGCTGGGCATTGCAAAGATTGTGAAGCCTTTTGTTAACATAACCATCATCAAAGAGCACG CTACAAGCGTCTTCTCCTTCCTCCAACCGAAATACACGTACAGCAGAAAGGATGGTGTGGCACAAATCCCCATCAGCAGAGAGATCATCGAGGATGGACGCACACAGGTCACCTACAACACTCAAGATCTCACTGCCAAGAATAAGAAG GACTACATGAGTGTACAAGGAGACTTGTCCTACGCTCCGGGTGAGACTCAAAAGATCGTTCCTGTCCGTTTGCTCGAGCTGAGTGAGAAAGATGGCTTCTTGGAAGACAAACCCATCAAGCAGTTTGTTATGGACCTCAGTAACCCACGCCAGGGTGCCAAGCTGGGACGATACCCAAGAACCACGGTCACCATTGCAGACGTACTAG AACCGAGTGTGATGATGTTCAAGAAAGGTAACCATAACTTCAGCACCTTAGATCAGACCTACCCCATCCCAGTGGTGCGCTCCCACAACGAAGACAGCCCCGCCACGGTCAAATGGCGCACCAAGGCACCAAAGTCCCAAGGCTTTGATCTGTCCGGTTCTCTGAAGTTCGCTCCGGGAGAAACGGAGAAGCACATAGTAATCAAACCCGTCCCCGGCTCGGCCCAGCCAGAAACCTTCCAGGTGGAGCTGTACGATCCCAGCACCAATGGTGTTGTTGGTGAAAGGAAGAACACCGTTGTGAATATCACAGAAG AACCAAGATCTCCAGAAGTTGCTCAGATGCAGTCGAAGGGCTACATAAGCCCAAGAAGCACCGCCCCTGGCGGTCGCCTCCTCTCCCCGGGAAACCTCAAGGCCAAGGCAACGGGTCCCAGAAACATCCATCTGAACTGGGATCCGCCACCGGGCAACCCGGTGGGATACAAG GTGAAGTATTGGATCTTCGGCGACCCTGAGAAAGACGCCCAGGTCCTTGACGTGAGGAAGCCTCAAGCCGAGCTGACTAATCTGTTACCCTTCTGCGACTACGAGACACGAGTTTGTGCCTACAACTCAATGGGAGAAGGCCCTGATACCGACATCGTTAGCTGCCAAACACTGGAAGACG CGCCCGGTGAGCCTGGCCGTCTGGCCTTCAACGTCATCAGTCCAACCGTCACTCAGGTCAGCTGGGCGGAGCCTGCAGAGACCAACGGCGACATCACAGCTTACGAGGTCATCTACACACCCATCGATGATGAAATGA AACCAGTCGGAGCAGCCAAAAAAGTAAAGATCGACAACCCAAAGAAACGAATGTTGTTGATAGAAAACCTCCAGAGCGCTCAGACTTATCAGTACAAAGTCCGTGCCCAAAACAGCGTAGGCTGGGGCCCTTTCAGAGACGCTACCATCAACTTGGCATCACAGCCCAGCAGACCTATGTCCA TTCCCATCATTCCAGATGTTCCTATTGTGGACGCTGAGGCAGGAGAGGAATATGACAGCTACCTGATGTACAGCAACGATGTGCTGAAATCGCCAACAAGCTCCAAGACGCCAAGCGTTTCTGGTGATG ATTACATGTCGAACGGCAGGTGGGAGCAGAGCTTCCTTTTCCCAGGAGGCTCAACAACCCGCAACCTTTCAACATCATCCTCTCCCATGTCCACTCTGAGCTCCAACTACAAAGGTGGAGCTGGCGGCTCCTTCACCACAGAGACGCACACCACCTACATGACTGGGCCAG GAAGCCCACGCAGACAGGACATGATTAGAGGGGGGATCCACACAACCGAAGTCCTGATGAGGAAGCGCTCAGAGAACAGAGGATACACAGATGAAAATATTCGGGACTCCATCGTCATAGGAGACGATAAGTTCCCAGATCTGA CGCCATCAGGTGGGTTTGGCTACGCTGGCTTGCAGAGCAGCTCTCAGACCCAGTACAGCTACAGCCTGTCTCAGGGCTCCAGGGCCAGGACTCAGTCGCCAGAGGTCAATGAAGCCCTATACAGCCTGGACAGAGTGCTCCATG ATGCCCGCCTCTCTCCTGGTGTCCCAGAAACGCCCAGCAGGCTGGTGTTTTCCGCCTTGGCACCGACCGCACTTAAAGTCAGCTGGCAGGAGCCACGCTGTGAGAAAGACATCCTGGGATACTGCGTTCTCTACCAGCTGCTCAGCGGAG GAGAGACGAAGCGCCTCAATGTGACAAATCCGGCCGAGAACTCTGTGGTCATCCACGACCTGCTGCCCAACCACTCCTACTTGTTTAAGGTGAAGGCTCAGAGTCAGGAGGGCTGGGGTCCAGAACGGGAGGGAGTCATCACCATCGAGTCAGCTGTGGACCCCAAGAGTCCCCTCAGTCCCATGCCAG GCTCGCCGTTCACCCTGAGTACCCCCAGCGCTCCGGGCCCGCTGGTGTTCACAGCTCTGAGCCCCGACTCACTGCAGCTCACCTGGGAAAAACCACGGAAGCCCATCGGGGACATCTTGAGCTACAGGGTCACCTGCGAACAGCTACATGGTGGAG GCGACATGCGGTCCTTCAATGTAGGCGGTAACAACGCCGAGACCAGTCTGACTGTCCCGAACCTGACCGAGAACGTCCCGTACAAGTTCAAGGTTCAGGCTCAAACCACGCAGGGTTTTGGTCCCGAGAGAGAGGGCATCATCACCATCGAGTCTCAGGACGGAG GTGCCTTGTCTCAGTACAACAGCCAATCAGTGTCGAGGAGGGAAGTTTTCCAAATGCCTACAGAAATGACCACAAGAACAAACGTCTCCCACACCATGATCAACGATCCCTACTTCTCag ACGGGATGATGATGACTCAGCTCACGGAGACGGGCGGCATGGTGAGCCGTCAGGTCACTCGGGAAGTGGTCCAGAGGAGCGTCACGGGAGCATCCACCGTCACAAAGAGAATGTTTTATGAGTCTTAG